One genomic segment of Lewinellaceae bacterium includes these proteins:
- a CDS encoding T9SS type A sorting domain-containing protein, whose protein sequence is MNRILHVSILSLFLLPFMSAQNTNRSIDGSYNNPKHRDWGSVGSQLNIQVPLAYGDGISTPSGDDRPNPRMISNALFSQTGDINDTRNLSAFNWGWGQFIDHDITLVKDVHDEVLPIAIPAFDKWFDPNGTGQMSISIKRSAFDPATGTSIDNPRVPVNAITAYIDGSGVYGSDEHRAKWLRTYLKGKLRTSAGNLLPYNTKNGEIDGGETYIAPAMDMPFPGVNTYFVAGDPRANENPFLSSIHTLFVREHNRQCDELAAKHPDWNDEQLYQYARKMVSGIIQAIVYEEWLPTLGMQVTPYTGYKEDVNPQIMNVFSAAAFRYGHTTINKTLVRMNDDFEYIPEGNIELRDAFFNPSAINQQVGIESYFSGMSTVVQQHLDCKVIDDLRNFLFGPPGAGGLDLVSINLERGRDRGLPDFNSVRAAFGMSTYASFEQITTDASMVQSMKEMYGDISKLDPWVGMLAEDHMTDAMFGPTAMYIIKQQFMDLRDGDRFYYENDPVLSVDEKAAIKSTRLSEVIRRNTDLQHIPYEVFRVEQSTTATQPDALVQNSLELFPNPASSQIQVRIPEAVQGPVVLMVTDLQGRQHLQQQVQNHDNVLRLDLPASMAPGFYVINVQGNQYAAQAKFIKR, encoded by the coding sequence TCTGGCTTATGGGGATGGCATCTCGACACCTTCCGGTGATGACCGCCCAAATCCAAGGATGATCAGCAATGCGCTCTTTTCCCAGACCGGTGATATCAATGATACGCGCAACCTTTCCGCCTTCAACTGGGGATGGGGACAATTTATCGATCACGACATAACCCTGGTTAAGGATGTTCACGACGAAGTCCTGCCCATCGCCATTCCGGCCTTCGACAAGTGGTTCGACCCCAATGGCACCGGTCAGATGTCTATTTCCATCAAGAGGTCGGCTTTTGATCCTGCCACGGGCACCAGCATCGATAATCCCCGGGTACCGGTCAATGCCATCACAGCTTACATCGATGGTTCAGGGGTCTATGGATCCGACGAGCACCGGGCCAAGTGGCTCCGGACCTACTTAAAGGGAAAACTGAGGACTTCGGCGGGGAACCTGTTACCTTACAACACGAAAAATGGCGAAATCGACGGAGGTGAAACCTATATAGCTCCCGCCATGGATATGCCATTTCCTGGTGTCAATACCTACTTTGTAGCGGGCGACCCCCGGGCCAATGAAAATCCATTCCTCTCCTCCATCCATACTCTTTTTGTCCGTGAGCACAACCGTCAGTGCGACGAGTTGGCAGCAAAACATCCTGACTGGAATGATGAACAGCTGTATCAGTATGCCCGTAAAATGGTCAGCGGCATCATACAGGCCATCGTATACGAAGAATGGCTCCCAACGCTGGGCATGCAGGTCACTCCCTACACCGGATATAAAGAAGACGTAAACCCACAGATCATGAATGTCTTCTCTGCTGCTGCCTTCCGCTACGGACACACCACCATCAATAAGACGTTGGTGCGGATGAATGATGATTTCGAATACATCCCCGAAGGCAATATCGAACTCCGGGATGCTTTCTTTAATCCCAGCGCCATCAACCAGCAGGTTGGTATCGAGTCTTATTTCTCGGGAATGTCCACCGTGGTACAGCAACACCTGGATTGCAAGGTCATCGATGACCTGCGCAACTTCCTGTTTGGACCTCCGGGAGCCGGTGGCCTGGACCTGGTATCCATTAACCTTGAACGTGGTCGCGATCGTGGATTACCGGACTTTAACAGCGTTCGTGCTGCATTCGGAATGTCGACCTATGCTTCCTTTGAACAGATCACCACCGACGCATCCATGGTGCAGAGCATGAAAGAAATGTATGGAGACATCAGCAAACTGGATCCCTGGGTAGGTATGCTGGCCGAAGATCACATGACCGACGCCATGTTTGGCCCTACCGCCATGTACATCATCAAGCAGCAGTTTATGGATCTGCGTGATGGTGACCGTTTTTACTATGAGAACGATCCGGTCCTTAGTGTGGATGAGAAAGCGGCCATCAAATCGACCCGTCTTTCTGAAGTCATCCGTCGGAACACAGACCTGCAGCACATCCCCTATGAAGTCTTTAGAGTCGAACAGTCCACGACAGCCACCCAACCGGATGCGCTGGTACAGAACAGCCTTGAGTTGTTCCCGAACCCGGCCAGCAGTCAGATCCAGGTACGTATCCCGGAAGCCGTCCAGGGACCCGTGGTCCTGATGGTGACCGACTTGCAGGGCAGACAGCACCTGCAGCAACAAGTCCAGAATCATGACAATGTGTTGCGGTTGGATCTTCCAGCCAGTATGGCACCCGGATTTTATGTCATCAATGTCCAGGGCAACCAATATGCGGCCCAGGCCAAGTTTATAAAAAGATAA
- the der gene encoding ribosome biogenesis GTPase Der — MAQIVAIVGRPNVGKSTLYNRLIGEQEAIIDDISGVTRDRKYGSCEWNGKTFTVIDTGGFVHGSDDVFEKAIRNQVKIAIDEANIILFMVDVTTGITDLDEEVARMLRKTDKDVFVIVNKADNPNRLLAANEFYSLGFENTFFLSAISGSGTGEILDAIAERIEFQEETEEEETLPRFAIIGQPNVGKSSLTNALLGFERNIVTEIAGTTRDSIHSHYNQFGKEFLLIDTAGLRKKGKVHEDLEFYSVIRAIRAVEEADVCLLMIDAETGIEAQDMQIFQLAVRRRKGVVILVNKWDLVEKETNTAKEVEDRIKQKLAPFNDVPVVFISATEKTRIFKAIEVAMDVYERRNQKIRTPELNTWLEEVTTAHPPPSHRGKFVKIKYGNQLPLAYPAFAFFCNYPAAVKGSYKNYLENQLRKRYNFTGVPVAIYFREK, encoded by the coding sequence ATGGCTCAAATCGTCGCCATCGTAGGCAGACCAAACGTAGGAAAATCAACTTTATACAACCGCCTGATCGGAGAGCAGGAGGCCATCATTGACGACATCAGCGGCGTCACCCGGGATCGCAAATACGGTTCCTGTGAGTGGAACGGCAAGACCTTTACCGTGATCGACACCGGTGGCTTTGTCCATGGGTCGGATGATGTCTTTGAAAAAGCCATCCGCAACCAGGTCAAGATCGCCATTGATGAGGCCAACATCATCCTGTTTATGGTTGATGTGACCACTGGCATCACCGACCTGGATGAAGAGGTTGCCCGTATGCTGCGCAAGACCGATAAGGATGTGTTCGTGATTGTAAACAAGGCTGACAATCCAAACCGGCTTTTAGCCGCCAATGAATTCTACAGTCTGGGGTTCGAGAATACCTTTTTCCTCTCAGCCATCTCCGGATCGGGTACCGGTGAGATCCTGGATGCCATCGCCGAGCGCATTGAATTTCAGGAAGAAACTGAGGAAGAAGAAACACTTCCCCGCTTTGCCATCATTGGTCAACCCAATGTGGGTAAATCTTCACTGACGAATGCCCTGCTTGGCTTCGAGCGCAATATTGTTACCGAAATCGCCGGTACCACCCGTGACTCCATCCACTCGCATTACAACCAATTCGGCAAAGAATTCCTGCTGATCGATACGGCCGGTCTGCGCAAGAAGGGCAAGGTGCACGAGGACCTGGAGTTTTATTCCGTGATCCGGGCCATCCGCGCCGTTGAGGAAGCGGATGTGTGCCTTTTGATGATCGATGCGGAGACCGGGATCGAAGCCCAGGATATGCAGATCTTTCAGCTCGCCGTAAGAAGACGGAAAGGGGTGGTCATCCTGGTCAATAAATGGGATCTCGTCGAGAAAGAAACCAATACCGCAAAAGAAGTGGAGGACCGCATCAAGCAAAAGCTGGCGCCCTTCAATGACGTGCCGGTAGTCTTTATATCAGCCACAGAAAAAACCCGCATTTTCAAAGCCATCGAAGTCGCTATGGATGTGTACGAGCGACGCAATCAAAAGATCCGCACACCGGAACTGAACACCTGGCTGGAGGAAGTCACCACGGCGCATCCGCCTCCTTCCCACCGGGGAAAATTTGTCAAGATCAAATACGGCAACCAATTGCCTCTAGCCTACCCCGCATTCGCCTTTTTTTGCAATTACCCGGCTGCCGTGAAAGGTTCGTATAAGAATTACCTGGAAAATCAACTGCGCAAACGGTACAACTTTACCGGCGTCCCGGTTGCCATCTATTTCCGCGAAAAATAG
- a CDS encoding ADP-ribosylglycohydrolase family protein encodes MKVYFWSIVFVILAIAGCRPVESKAPLFEPIPDTISMVNLPYSSMTSDQLYDKVLGALVGSAIGDAMGAPTEMWSRDQIRTEYGFVDSLDDMVREPSPEGTWAFNLPAGGTTDDTRWKILMADYFLDKPGEFYASQGPEPVHFAQYLVDQYTKELSGLRETKSFDPAPIESQMRRISWLQEWAQVAKPYADHDWQGYEENLHRFYGGEMVCAGMLYAPMVGALYPGAPEQAYQAAYKLALFDLGYARDITGLTAAMVAAAMAEQSTPTKILRTLRDIDPHHYFASRLVGRSSYRIYREALGIADQVKALPVEERWKQAFASLDRLKEDFPFHAGEIHLINLTAMLVCDFDFRQSLEFVINYGRDNDTVGAVTGAILGAFAGFHKIPGDLADQVIRTNRSKLGIDLEHWAHEITNTMLLAGAVRNQ; translated from the coding sequence ATGAAAGTATATTTCTGGTCCATTGTCTTCGTGATCCTCGCAATTGCCGGTTGTCGTCCGGTAGAATCAAAAGCTCCTTTGTTTGAACCCATCCCGGATACGATATCCATGGTCAACCTGCCCTATTCGTCCATGACTTCCGATCAGCTCTACGATAAAGTCCTGGGAGCCCTGGTCGGTTCAGCCATCGGGGATGCCATGGGAGCCCCGACCGAAATGTGGTCGCGGGATCAGATCCGCACCGAATATGGTTTTGTCGATTCGTTGGATGACATGGTGCGTGAGCCTTCCCCGGAAGGTACGTGGGCCTTCAATCTTCCTGCCGGCGGCACCACCGATGATACGCGCTGGAAAATTTTAATGGCGGATTATTTTCTGGATAAGCCCGGTGAATTTTACGCATCGCAAGGTCCGGAACCGGTGCATTTCGCACAATATCTTGTCGATCAGTACACCAAAGAATTATCCGGGCTCAGGGAGACTAAAAGCTTTGATCCGGCACCCATCGAAAGTCAGATGCGACGGATCAGTTGGCTTCAGGAATGGGCACAGGTAGCCAAACCTTATGCGGACCATGATTGGCAGGGTTATGAGGAGAACCTGCACCGCTTCTATGGAGGGGAAATGGTCTGCGCCGGCATGCTGTATGCACCCATGGTAGGTGCCTTATATCCCGGTGCTCCGGAACAAGCATATCAGGCAGCCTATAAGCTGGCCCTCTTTGATCTGGGATATGCCCGTGACATCACTGGACTGACTGCTGCCATGGTCGCGGCAGCCATGGCAGAGCAATCTACCCCCACGAAGATCCTACGGACATTGCGGGATATCGACCCGCATCATTATTTTGCCAGCCGTCTGGTCGGCCGCAGCAGTTACCGCATTTACCGGGAAGCGCTGGGTATTGCAGATCAGGTGAAAGCATTGCCTGTTGAAGAACGGTGGAAGCAGGCCTTTGCCAGCCTGGATCGCCTGAAAGAGGATTTTCCGTTCCATGCCGGTGAAATTCACCTCATCAATCTTACCGCTATGCTGGTTTGTGACTTTGATTTCCGCCAATCACTGGAATTTGTCATCAATTATGGTCGTGACAATGATACCGTAGGTGCGGTCACCGGTGCCATACTCGGCGCCTTTGCAGGTTTCCATAAAATCCCCGGCGATCTGGCCGATCAGGTGATCCGGACCAACCGCAGCAAACTTGGTATCGACCTGGAACACTGGGCGCATGAGATTACGAACACCATGCTTCTGGCCGGGGCAGTCAGGAACCAGTGA
- a CDS encoding phosphotransferase, with protein sequence MNELETRYAEALPGKYYLTRDLESLEIYLREHFFLDPRELVLKAEKPGEGNMNYVLRITTNIRSFIIKQARPWVEKYPSISAPVERNAVEARYFKLTQKFRQLSSFSPDLLFEDNANNILILSDLGPASDYSFLYQSGTLSGTEVQALVHYLKTLHQVQESSYPWNQSMRVLNHEHIFRFPFDPKNHFDLDAIQPGLQALADPVKHHQDLKEKIQALGQIYLTEGEILIHGDFFPGSWLKTDSGIRIIDPEFSFRGFAEFDLGVLIAHLLLSGQPVRHRDAILENCQKQRNLDEQLIAGFCGTEVLRRLLGVAQLPLRWSIQEKASLIQTAIRSILQGTLNAN encoded by the coding sequence ATGAATGAACTGGAAACACGCTATGCGGAAGCGCTACCCGGCAAATATTACCTGACTAGGGATCTGGAAAGCCTCGAAATCTACCTGCGGGAACACTTCTTCCTGGACCCCAGGGAATTGGTATTGAAGGCTGAAAAACCAGGAGAAGGGAACATGAATTATGTTCTGCGCATCACCACCAACATCCGTTCATTCATCATCAAGCAGGCGCGGCCCTGGGTCGAAAAATATCCCTCGATATCAGCCCCTGTCGAACGTAATGCCGTCGAAGCCCGCTATTTTAAACTCACCCAGAAATTCCGCCAGCTGTCGTCATTTTCACCGGATTTATTATTCGAGGATAATGCGAATAATATTCTGATCCTGTCAGATCTGGGTCCGGCCAGCGATTACAGTTTTCTGTACCAATCCGGAACTCTGTCCGGCACAGAAGTGCAGGCATTGGTCCACTATCTGAAAACTCTGCACCAGGTCCAGGAGTCTTCCTATCCCTGGAATCAAAGTATGCGGGTACTTAATCACGAACACATCTTCCGGTTTCCATTTGATCCGAAAAATCATTTCGACCTGGATGCCATCCAACCAGGACTACAGGCCCTGGCTGACCCGGTAAAACACCATCAGGATTTGAAAGAAAAAATCCAGGCTCTTGGACAGATCTATCTGACTGAAGGAGAAATCCTGATCCATGGTGATTTTTTCCCGGGAAGCTGGCTGAAAACAGACAGCGGTATCCGTATCATCGACCCGGAATTTAGTTTTAGGGGCTTTGCAGAATTTGACCTCGGAGTTCTGATAGCGCATCTGCTGTTGTCCGGGCAGCCGGTTCGCCACAGGGATGCGATCCTTGAGAACTGCCAGAAACAGCGCAATCTGGATGAACAGCTCATCGCCGGGTTCTGCGGTACGGAAGTCCTGCGCCGGTTGCTGGGAGTTGCCCAGTTGCCCTTGCGATGGAGCATCCAGGAAAAAGCATCCCTTATTCAGACAGCAATACGATCCATTCTACAGGGCACCTTAAATGCCAATTGA
- the rfbD gene encoding dTDP-4-dehydrorhamnose reductase, with protein sequence MPRPRVMILGAGGQVGREFRYLHELQAWNWEPHFFNRSELDLSHTEELEKTIRDLAPQVIINAAAYTAVDRAESEPELAFLINAEAPGQLAGICAAKDIFLIHFSTDYVYHNGLNQPLREEDPLQPHSVYARSKLAGEQAISKILPESLIFRTSWVYSAFGHNFVKTMLRLGKERRELRVVDDQIGSPTWARDLAQAVLQILEENPGDLSKYSGIYNYSNEGVCSWYEFAKAIFREAHLDVVVHPIPTSEYPTPAVRPPYSVLDKTRFKETFQLPIPSWEESLKGCLKEISGIH encoded by the coding sequence ATGCCTAGACCACGGGTAATGATACTGGGCGCCGGCGGCCAGGTTGGACGTGAGTTCCGCTATCTCCATGAACTACAGGCATGGAATTGGGAACCCCACTTCTTTAACCGTTCCGAACTGGACCTCAGCCATACCGAAGAATTAGAGAAGACGATCCGCGATCTGGCACCGCAGGTCATCATCAATGCTGCAGCCTATACGGCGGTGGATCGCGCGGAATCCGAGCCGGAGCTAGCCTTTCTCATCAATGCCGAAGCTCCCGGACAATTAGCAGGGATCTGTGCGGCAAAGGACATTTTTCTGATCCACTTTTCGACCGATTACGTCTACCACAATGGTCTGAACCAACCTTTGCGTGAAGAGGACCCGCTACAGCCGCATAGTGTCTATGCCCGGAGTAAACTGGCCGGTGAACAGGCAATCAGTAAGATATTGCCGGAGAGTCTGATCTTCCGGACCTCCTGGGTTTATTCTGCCTTTGGACATAACTTTGTAAAAACCATGCTCCGGTTGGGTAAAGAGCGGCGTGAACTGCGTGTTGTCGATGACCAGATCGGGAGCCCTACCTGGGCCCGGGACCTCGCACAAGCTGTGCTGCAAATCCTGGAGGAAAATCCGGGTGATTTATCAAAATATTCCGGTATCTACAATTACAGCAATGAAGGCGTGTGCAGCTGGTATGAATTTGCCAAAGCCATCTTCCGGGAAGCGCACCTCGATGTTGTTGTACACCCAATCCCGACATCCGAATATCCGACTCCGGCTGTGCGACCACCTTATTCGGTGCTGGATAAGACTAGATTTAAGGAGACGTTTCAACTGCCAATACCTTCCTGGGAAGAAAGCCTGAAAGGTTGCCTAAAGGAAATTTCAGGTATCCATTAA
- the rfbC gene encoding dTDP-4-dehydrorhamnose 3,5-epimerase: MQVIETDIPGVLILEPRVFADHRGYFFESYNRQTLDHQGLQFDFCQDNEAQSEYGVLRGLHYQIGEASQTKLVRVIQGEVLDVAVDIRPGSSTYGRHVAVRLSAENKRQLLVPKGFAHGYVVLSETAIFSYKCDAFYSRQAEGGIHYGDPELNIDWLVPEDKITLSEKDQILPPFGKHRYA; this comes from the coding sequence ATGCAAGTCATCGAAACCGATATTCCCGGTGTATTGATCCTGGAGCCACGGGTCTTCGCAGATCATCGCGGCTATTTCTTCGAAAGCTACAACCGTCAGACACTGGATCATCAGGGACTGCAATTCGACTTTTGCCAGGACAACGAAGCACAGTCCGAATATGGTGTCTTACGAGGATTGCACTACCAGATCGGAGAAGCGTCCCAAACCAAGCTGGTGCGGGTCATCCAGGGGGAGGTGCTGGATGTGGCCGTAGATATCAGGCCCGGATCATCCACTTACGGCAGGCACGTTGCAGTGCGGCTGAGCGCTGAAAACAAACGCCAGCTGCTGGTCCCCAAAGGCTTTGCCCATGGCTATGTGGTTCTGAGTGAAACCGCCATTTTCAGCTATAAATGCGATGCCTTTTATTCGAGACAAGCCGAAGGGGGTATTCATTACGGGGATCCGGAATTAAACATAGACTGGTTGGTTCCGGAAGATAAAATCACCTTATCCGAAAAGGATCAGATCCTGCCGCCTTTTGGAAAACACCGCTATGCCTAG